The Thermoanaerobaculia bacterium DNA segment GAGTCTCGCTCATCAGTGTGACGCGGTCATTGTCGTAGGCGGAAAATCCAGCGCCAATACGGCCCGTCTGGTCCAGGTGATAGAAGAAGAAAAATGTGCGGCTATTCACGTTGAAACGGAAGAAGACCTTCCCGGTGACGTGAAACGATACGCAAACATTGGCATTACTGCGGGTGCCTCCACACCCTACTGGCTTGTACACCGTGTGGAGGAGAAGGTGAGGGAAATTCAGCTGTCAGAATGGATGAAACCCATCTGGATGATTTTTAGTTTTCTTGTTCGAAGTTATCTCCTGAATGGCCTTGGCGCATTTGGTATCGCGTGGGCGATGGGAAAGCTGCTGGGAATGGGTACCGGAACTTTTCCTCTCCTGGCAGCGCTTTATATCTTCGGTATCCATGTCGTGAACGGCTACGGGCTGGAACATTCCATGGAAATCAATGAGCCCATGCAAAAAATATTTCTCGCAAGGTACCGGAAAGTTCTTTTACCAGCTGCGTTCCTTGCAACTCTTACACTCTTGATTCTTGCATCACAGTTCTCTCACCTGCTACTTTTTCTAACCAGCCTGGCTGTCCTTCTTGGAGCACTTTATCCACTCCCTATTCCGTTTCTACCTTTTAAACTGAAGGATCTCCCCGCTTCCAAAGACTTGTTTACATCTGCGGCCTGGGCCTTCTTTTCGGTACTACTTCCGGCCTGGATGACCCATACACTTACCCTGGACAGCTGGATTGCAACCCTGTGCATCTTCAGCCTTCTCTTTTCCCGGGCACTACTCTATGACATCAAAGATCTCCAGGGGGACAGGATGCTGGGACGGGAAACTATACCGGTGATCCTGGGTAGGAGAGGAGGTCAGATCTTCTCTATAGGCATGATCCTGGTCGGGACCATCCTGATATTTTTTCTGCCGGCACCATGCCTCATCCTTCTCGTATTGCCCTGTCATGCGCTCCTGGTTCATTATCTCTATCATGCAGGGTTCATAACAGGAGGGGTGAGGTTCAGTCTGGTCGTTGACGGACTCTTACCTTTTCTCCCCCTCCTCTTGACCTTTCAGGCCATGTAGGATATAGTTTGCCTCTATGGTTAAGCGAAAACTCAGCCGGAAGGAACTGAAGCAGGACGAAGTTCTAGGTTTTTTTCAGAAACTGGTCCATCAGTTCTCAA contains these protein-coding regions:
- the ispH gene encoding 4-hydroxy-3-methylbut-2-enyl diphosphate reductase, with the protein product MPVLVARKASFCMGVRRALDAVLEARRRYTGVIYTYGPLIHNPQVLEVLARNNIRPLEPGAAPGSPVVIRAHGITPEERKELKERGFVLVDATCPRVAQVQALAKRAAGQGKTVVILGDRDHAEVKGILGFCRSKGFVIEKESDLSMLDHVEEGVLLFQTTLNREYADRMTESIRRKVPAIIVQDTLCEATDQRQAEARSLAHQCDAVIVVGGKSSANTARLVQVIEEEKCAAIHVETEEDLPGDVKRYANIGITAGASTPYWLVHRVEEKVREIQLSEWMKPIWMIFSFLVRSYLLNGLGAFGIAWAMGKLLGMGTGTFPLLAALYIFGIHVVNGYGLEHSMEINEPMQKIFLARYRKVLLPAAFLATLTLLILASQFSHLLLFLTSLAVLLGALYPLPIPFLPFKLKDLPASKDLFTSAAWAFFSVLLPAWMTHTLTLDSWIATLCIFSLLFSRALLYDIKDLQGDRMLGRETIPVILGRRGGQIFSIGMILVGTILIFFLPAPCLILLVLPCHALLVHYLYHAGFITGGVRFSLVVDGLLPFLPLLLTFQAM